Proteins co-encoded in one Lates calcarifer isolate ASB-BC8 linkage group LG17, TLL_Latcal_v3, whole genome shotgun sequence genomic window:
- the znf644b gene encoding LOW QUALITY PROTEIN: zinc finger protein 644 (The sequence of the model RefSeq protein was modified relative to this genomic sequence to represent the inferred CDS: deleted 1 base in 1 codon; substituted 1 base at 1 genomic stop codon) gives MSDLKPNVQEDKDVESVSASPGRTQEPLQSHTFSLKNNAAGLSSDEHENPLNGTQPNPFVYSSVPAVPHTGNSLPSGALVNGPGSHPTCVXVHCVLNKGTVLSNNVLDAVWQVEKDTSPEVLPPPSELQSDAWKNTAGPAVKTLATQPGVNTPQSHLEENESKLAYSTLSGDSAEQMHISHPCTKQTIEAGSHRSAEWSESSSDDYDDVEVIRWDLARECFLHNNRSLETKVMHQRDMQHNTHVKSMAGSLEKVNNSLNHRDRRFCSGNDVENIDLANKDNSLDTESGGKYSVVPFNNPSRNTALDSEHHIYSAAQEGCNEENDPEDEDSFSPKVEQLKTEQLEQDPSFFSCTVCNVNFKEKRNFHRHMMYHLGKHNQVNSENVSQTFICRECGRLFCDSNSLMRHIIIHRDRLEKLMEEIKGLKNTEFEDRGTTVQCPQCVFECNCPKIFVQHAKTHDNLKHYYFCEECNYITLTQQALELHLHVAHLNSHQPQHEKMTHTNDAEEADHVQFQCKMGFFTSRDRAVLERHSEMEDQQSHYGNYKKFADHPEIAGCTPDLCKSAFGETAHSPHYSRRKGDIYVQKSNDKKGNTPQLMCHAGCTKKTPSLWRINKNGKLLLQAVEKLDVATDLTCVEEDTERNDLKAFGSSKQANCPATADFLLSARNLKLDQMFCQGSKNDLESRSLQAQANQNSPSMRKMSTPLHNSIDSMNGNILPRLSQRHKKQSAVRELENGCEGGHNFSDDTSKATGSFLESSENESNPYARKYFRKRQRFSTIDQSPHILKDEDGGDEDCSDIEQLIIKEEYIETTVCDNSPESPCTSTSDSFDVFPSQVVEHKPCPYCPAMFESGVGLSNHVRGHLHRVGLSYNARHMVSPEQVALRDHQPRTRRRIRTGSRKMRKAVKPETQGEHTCPLCWGWFDTKTGLSNHVRGHLKRIGRSITSTSKSPLCILNELLQDKKEHRNILQVLNKSRFPQQPSVSQKFISSSGLVLMRAALPVKIQYEMRSPHPIGDRLVPKQEEHAFSESSKAQTGIKASSSTLVELLKTRGDSMELTARNDQDAYATRKLCGMTKEYREETQITSVEPNWTRGECDSDKICIHCNSNIPTAVNLSGHLQAYACRKRIAVFEEPGYDYKQKKPRPRPGLKKKILPCLNAQIYTLTCRFCDLVFQGPLSIQEDWIKHLQRHLLHTNVPHSGTGMVEVLGLHHKIEISMSHEHPDFM, from the exons ATGTCTGATCTGAAGCCAAATGTACAAGAGGACAAAGATGTGGAATCAGTGTCTGCCAGCCCGGGTCGTACTCAGGAGCCATTACAGAGTCACACATTCTCTCTGAAAAACAATGCTGCAGGTCTGTCCTCAGATGAACACGAAAACCCTTTAAATGGAACCCAGCCGAATCCATTTGTATACAGCAGTGTCCCTGCTGTTCCCCACACAGGCAATTCATTGCCTTCAGGAGCACTTGTTAATGGACCTGGTTCACACCCCACCTGTGTC TAGGTACACTGTGTCCTGAACAAAGGCACTGTTTTATCCAACAATGTCCTGGATGCCGTGTGGCAAGTGGAGAAGGACACGAGCCCCGAGGTGTTACCACCACCTAGTGAGCTTCAATCAGACGCTTGGAAGAACACAGCGGGGcctgctgtaaaaacactggCCACACAGCCAGGTGTCAACACGCCACAGTCTCACTTGGAGGAGAATGAGTCTAAACTGGCCTATTCCACACTGTCAGGTGACAGTGCAGAGCAAATGCATATTAGCCATCCTTGCACAAAACAGACAATAGAAGCAGGATCTCACCGCAGCGCTGAATGGTCAGAAAGCTCCTCTGACGATTATGATGATGTTGAAGTAATCAGATGGGATTTGGCAAGAGAGTGCTTCTTGCACAATAACAGAAGCTTGGAGACCAAAGTGATGCACCAAAGAGACATGCAGCACAATACACATGTAAAAAGCATGGCAGGCTCTCTAGAAAAGGTTAACAACAGCTTgaatcacagagacagacgtTTCTGCAGTGGTAATGATGTTGAAAATATTGACCTTGCCAACAAAGACAATTCTTTGGACACAGAATCTGGTGGTAAATACTCTGTTGTGCCATTCAACAATCCTTCTAGGAACACAGCTTTAGACTCTGAGCACCATATTTATAGTGCAGCACAGGAAGGCTGTAATGAGGAAAATGACCCTGAAGATGAAGACAGTTTTAGTCCAAAAGTGGAACAGTTGAAGACAGAGCAACTTGAACAAGATCCGTCCTTCTTTTCATGCACAGTATGCAATGTTAATttcaaggaaaaaagaaatttcCATAGACATATGATGTATCATTTAGGCAAGCATAATCAGGTGAACAGTGAGAATGTTTCACAGACCTTTATATGCAGGGAGTGTGGGCGTTTGTTCTGTGATAGCAACTCCCTCATGAGGCACATCATTATTCACCGAGACAGGCTGGAAAAACTTATGGAGGAAATCAAAGGtctcaaaaacactgaatttgaaGACAGAGGCACCACAGTACAGtgccctcagtgtgtgtttgaatgtaacTGCCCGAAAATCTTTGTCCAGCACGCCAAAACTCATGATAATCTGAAGCACTACTACTTCTGTGAGGAGTGTAACTACATTACACTCACACAGCAGGCACTTGAACTACACTTACATGTCGCACACCTTAACTCACACCAGCCTCAACACGAGAAAATGACTCATACTAATGATGCAGAGGAAGCAGACCATGTTCAGTTCCAGTGTAAAATGGGTTTTTTcacaagcagagacagagcagtaTTGGAAAGACATTCTGAGATGGAGGATCAGCAATCACACTATGGTAATTATAAAAAATTTGCAGACCACCCCGAAATTGCTGGCTGTACACCAGATCTGTGTAAATCTGCTTTTGGAGAAACAGCCCATTCACCCCACTATTCCAGAAGAAAAGGGGACATTTATGTTCAAAAGTCTAATGACAAAAAAGGTAATACTCCTCAGTTAATGTGCCATGCTGGCTGCACCAAAAAAACACCGTCTTTGTGGAGGATCAACAAGAATGGAAAATTACTCCTACAGGCAGTAGAAAAATTAGATGTGGCAACTGATCTCACCTGTGTGGAAGAAGACACTGAAAGAAATGACCTCAAGGCTTTTGGCAGCTCAAAGCAGGCAAACTGTCCTGCTACTGCTGATTTTTTACTATCAGCCAGAAATCTTAAATTAGACCAGATGTTCTGTCAGGGTAGCAAGAACGACCTGGAAAGCAGGAGTTTACAAGCGCAAGCAAACCAAAATTCTCCATcaatgagaaaaatgtcaacacCTTTGCATAACTCTATTGACAGTATGAATGGTAATATATTGCCAAGGCTTAGCCAGAGGCATAAGAAACAGTCTGCAGTTAGGGAGTTGGAGAATGGTTGTGAGGGCGGCCATAACTTCAGTGATGACACCAGCAAAGCTACAGGCAGCTTCTTGGAAAGCAGTGAGAATGAAAGCAACCCATATGCTCGGAAGTATTTCAGAAAGAGGCAGAGGTTTTCAACCATAGACCAAAGCCCCCATATACTCAAGGATGAAGATGGTGGAGATGAAGACTGCAGTGACATAGAGCAACTCATAATCAAAGAGGAGTATATCGAAACTACAGTGTGTGATAATTCCCCAGAGTCACCTTGCACGTCTACAAGTGACAGTTTTGATGTTTTCCCCTCTCAAGTGGTAGAACACAAGCCCTGTCCATACTGCCCTGCCATGTTTGAGTCTGGAGTGGGTTTGTCCAATCACGTGCGAGGGCATCTTCATCGTGTCGGCTTGAGCTACAACGCTCGGCACATGGTTTCACCAGAGCAAGTGGCACTGCGGGATCATCAGCCGCGAACCCGCAGAAGGATCCGGACTGGCTCGAGGAAAATGAGGAAAG CTGTTAAGCCAGAAACCCAAGGAGAGCACACATGTCCCTTGTGCTGGGGTTGGTTTGATACTAAGACTGGCCTCTCCAACCATGTGAGGGGACACCTGAAACGAATAGGCAGAAGTATCACCAGCACCAGTAAGTCTCCGCTGTGCATTCTAAACGAACTGCTACAGGACAAAAAGGAACATCGGAACATCCTCCAGGTCCTCAACAAGAGCCGGTTCCCCCAACAACCTTCAGTCTCACAGAagttcatcagcagcagtggccTGGTCTTGATGCGTGCTGCACTACCAGTGAAGATCCAGTATGAGATGAGGAGTCCACACCCCATAGGAGATAGATTGGTGCCAAAACAAGAGGAACATGCCTTCTCAGAGAGCAGTAAAGCACAAACAGGCATTAAGGCCTCCTCAAGCACTTTAGTTGAACTGCTCAAGACAAGAGGGGACAGTATGGAGCTTACAGCCAGAAATGACCAGGATGCCTATGCAACCAGGAAGCTCTGTGGTATGACCAAAGAATACAGGGAGGAGACACAGATCACAAGTGTGGAACCAAACTGGACTCGTG GGGAATGTGATTCAGATAAGATTTGCATTCACTGTAACAGCAACATCCCCACTGCTGTCAATCTGTCTGGTCATCTTCAAGCCTATGCGTGCAGGAAGAGGATTGCTGTTTTTGAAGAACCAG GCTATGATTATAAACAGAAGAAGCCAAGACCAAGGCCTGGGCTAAAAAAGAAGATTTTACCCTGCTTGAATGCTCAGATTTACACACTCACCTGCAG ATTCTGTGACCTCGTTTTCCAGGGGCCCCTGTCTATCCAGGAGGATTGGATCAAGCACTTACAGAGGCACCTTCTGCACACCAATGTGCCTCACTCAGGGACAGGGATGGTGGAGGTTTTGGGTCTTCAtcacaaaatagaaataagCATGTCTCATGAGCACCCTGACTTTATGTAG